A window of Zalophus californianus isolate mZalCal1 chromosome 12, mZalCal1.pri.v2, whole genome shotgun sequence genomic DNA:
ttctgtgaatctaaaactattgtaaaattaaaagtttatttaaaaaaaaaaaagagaaagaaaaccttacAAGGCTATTTTTGGGATTAAATGAAATGCCTAGTATGTTGAAATACTCACAGACTAACTGAATGTGAGGCTGAAACCATCAAGTCTAATGCTTAGCACATggttggcttgtttttttttttttaaagattttatttatttatttgagagagagagaatgagagatagggagcaggagagggaagagggtcagagggagaagcagactccccgctgagcagggagcccgatgtgggactcgatcccgggactccaggatcatgacctgagccgaaggcagtcgcttaaccgactgagccacccaggcgccctcatggtTGGCTTGTATTAAAGAttagtttctttccttccttccatgatAATCTGCAGTATTCCAAGGACTTTTGATTGGAATAAAGAAGGAACATTAGACGTGAATTTCAGGGTGTTGAATCTTACAGCAGATAAGATAGGCCTTGTGTTCTAATTGGAGTAAATTAACATTCTTTAAATATCAGAATTGGTATTCTAggagaaataattctttttttttttcttttaaagattttatttatttgagagagagagtgcaagcagagggaggggcagagggagagggagaagcagactccctgctgagcaaggagcccgatgcgggacttgatcccaggacgccgggatcatgacctgagccaaaggcaggcacttaactgactgagccacaggcaCCCCTAAGAGAAATAATTCTTAATCAGGAAGAAACAAGTTAGATAGGGGTGTTTATATGattgcagctttatttttttagaaaaaagtttatttatttattagagagagaacaagcaaagggaggggcagagggagagggacaagcagactccatgctgagcagggagcccgattcgggacttgatcccaggagcccgggatcatgacctgagccaaaggcagatgcttaactgactgaaccacccaggcgcccatgatcgCAGCTTTAAAACGTATTGGTACCTGGTACTTAGGAACATGTGCTGGGGCATTTCAGTTGGTACCTTGTACTTAGGAACATGTGCTGGgtcaaaaaagaattcttgaccACATGCTGGCCAGTGTATTTGGTGTGGTGATGAAGTAAGTAAAAGGACGTTTAGGATGCCGGAGTTGTCTCTGAAAGGCCAGGACTAGCGGTGTGACATCTGGCAGTTCACATCCCTCAGCTCTTGTACTTAAAGAGTAATAGGAAGGTAATCATAAACAGTTCAATGGAAACTTGAAATACAATAACCCAGAAACTCAATTAAAACCTTCATGAGCTCCTAAAATCTCAAGACTCTGCCTTGGTTGGGTTTTTGAAGATGGGCACACAGGGCAGAGCTTCTGGGCAGATGACAAGAAGGGCAGCTACCTGAAAGAGGACGAAGACACGTAGCAGTGTGGAATTTGGGGGGCCTTGTCTTCTAAGCCGCGGCATGTGGTGTCTCTTctgtctttagaaaaaaagaagctattCGGCCTTCTGCTATCTGATTTCTAGGCAGGAAAATTAGGGCTGATTACCAGTGCTTCTCCCCTTGGATCTCACATGTCTCCATTTGCCCTCTGCAGAAGAGTTGCAGCAACTGCGGGAACGCTGCCGCTTCCTGAACGAGGAGTACCAGGCCCTGCGGGAGAGTAACAGCAGCCTCACAGGGCAGCTTGCGGATCTGGAGAGTGAGAGGTACAGCTAGCAGGCTAGGGGGCTCTGCGGGGCTCTGCTTTGGGCTTTTCTCTTGAGTAGAATCAGTGAAGGCAGATGCAGGCTAATGAATGTCCCTCTGCTCTTAGACAGCTGGTCCTTCAAAGAGTATGGATGCCGCCTAGATGCAGGCATGGAGATCCAGTGTCTCAGGACTGGATTCTAAAAATTTAGTTttcgaggcgcctgggtggctcagtcggttaagcgactgccttcggctcaggtcatgatcccagggtcctgggatcgagccccgcatcgggctccctgctccgtggggagcctgcttctccctcgcccactccctgtgcttgtgttcctgctgtcgctatctctctctctgtcaaataaataaataaaatcttaaaaaaataaataaataaataaaataaaaaaataaaaatttagttttcttcCATTCTAGGGACTGGGGTCTGGTTCGCTCTGCCCTAGAGTTGATCAGAAGTGATTCCTTTGTTGTCTACACAGAATGGATTCAGTCTAATGGTGTAGGGCCTCCAGATTAGAGCTGGCTTGACATAAGGCCCAGCCTTGAGCCCAACTAGAGTAGCACGCTTCCGGTCTCCCAGAGCCAAACATGCCTTGATTGAGGTGCTGGGACTTTTTCTTCACCTTCTCAGCATGTTTATTTAGGAGATAAACTACAATAGAAGGCTCTTTACCATCTTGGCCTAAAATAAAGACATCAGGACCAAGCACACTTAGCAGGTGATGCCAGGCAGAGCACCTACCCAAACATGGCTCTGGGGTTCTGGATCACAGGACACGAAGAGCAACAGAAAAGTGGCTGGAGTCCCAAATGCTGAAGGATATGATGTCATCAGAGTCTCAGACTTCAGAAATGGATTTTCTAGAACCTGATCCTGAAACCCAGTTGTTGCGACAACAGCTTCTAGGGGCTGAAGAGCAGATGCATGACATGCAGAACAAGGTAGGGGAAGGCAGGCACCTTCGTTGTCTATCTTTTACCCTCTCCTGGCCCGTGGTAGAAACATCTCCTTAGACACAGGGCCGACAAAGAGGGCATGCACTATGGCAGGAGGTAGTACTCTGGGGTCTCACTTGCTTGCCTGGTGTAAATATTCCAATAAAAGGAATGTCATCTTCTTTCCAAGCCtatccccaccccccgcccccaccaagcCTATTCTCGAAGTGCGTGTGGCACCTATCTTCAATCGGCCTTTCTGTTCCATCTCTTGCACAGTGTAAGGAGTTGTGTTGTGAGTTGCAAGAACTACAGCATCATCGTCAGACcagtgaggaggagcagaggcgGCTGCAGAGGGAGCTCAAGTGTGCACAGAATGAGGTGCTTCGGTTTCAGACTTCCCACAATGTCACCCAGGTAAACACTGCCAGGGGAAGGGCATTTGGGGAGGGCAGACGGGCCTCCATGGAGTTGCTGCATCGGGGAAGGATGAACGCAGAGCAAGGTTGTGCTCTGCTGACTCTTGCCCTGCGACCAAGGGTACAGTCTACTGGAGACCAGTTGGAGAAGTCACGTAGCATTGCATTCTAGAGATGGTAGTCATTACTGAGTGTCTGCCTCAGAGAAGAAACCCAACCGTAGACCTGTGGGAGCTCCTCAAGATGTCTACGTCTGGAAAGGACCCAAACTGGTCTGTAGAGGGGTCTGCTGTTTCTTGAGAGTAACCGTTCTACCCACATCCTCCCACCACAGAACGAGGAGCTGAAGACCAGACTCTGTGCCCTGCAGCAAAAGTATGATGCTAGCCAGGATGAGCAGAATGAGCTCTTGAAGGTGCAACTACAACTTCAGTCTGAGCTCCGGCAGCTCAAAGTCTTGAAATCCACAGTCGTAGAAAGCCCAAATGAGAAGGTAACAACAAAAGGAGGTGAGGGGCAACTGAGGTGCTAAGAGGTTTTGGGGAAGGTGGCCTGGAGCGGAGTTAAACTAAGGGCGGCTGCCAGCCATGCAGCACCTCTGGTAGGGGCCTCCGGCCACCCCCGGGCACCGTGCCGGACGAGACGACAGCCGGtcagtgaggggcagggagaaggcaggcctTAGACTGTCCGTGCCCAAGAGTGACTCAGGCAGAAGAGCGAGCGGGTTGATGCCCCCAGAGGTACTGCCCACAGCCCCCTCCACCGCAGGAGTTACTGTGCCGGCTACAGAAGCTGCAGCTCCAGTACCAGCACATCACGTGCGAGAAGGATAAGCTGCTGGAAGTGCAGCAACAGCTATGCGGGGACCTGCGGTACCATGAGGCGGAGGTGCAGCGCCTCAAGGACATCGTGGCCTCCTTCCAGGAGAGCAGTGAGAAGGTAAAAGAAGCTCCAGGTGAGGGAGATGTAGCCAGATGGAATCTTCTGTGAGAGCAATAGTACCAAGGAGGAGGGAGCATCGTAGGAGTTTTTTGGTACAGTCCTTGGTGTGGGGTATAAAGAGGTGCCTAGTAGAAAGGTGATCTCAGAGAGTCATGACACTCTCAGcttcctttgatttttaataaaaaaatcagccTATAAAAAGGTAgctctctttcttccccacctACCCAAAAAGGAAGCCCCAGAAGGTCCCTGTGTAGAGCCTTTTTAGGGTCCATCTCAGGTCACCCCCAGTGGGATGAAATTGGGACTGGAAAGGACTGAGTAGGATCCCTTAGTCCCTGTCTGAGAGGAGAGAGTGCAGCTGCAGGGGCTTCTGGGATGATGGCGGGGCCTGCCTCCCCTACCCCAGAACGCAGAGATGCACGCCCAGCTTCAGGAGATGAAGCGGCTGTACCAGACCAGCAAGGAAGAGCTGGAGCGGCGGAAGTACATGTATGATCAGCTCGAGCAGGACCTCCTGCTTTGCCAGCAGGAGCTGAAGGAGCTCAAGACCACCAAGCCCATcccagaggaaaaggggaagtgTGCTAATAAGGTAATTGTACTTAAGAGAGGTGAGATCTCCTGGGTGCTTCCTCTGGAGAGAGGAGTTGTAAGGGCAAAAGGTGAAGTCATCCAACTGAGGGGCTTGATGAGCTTCCTTTACGGTCACAGCTGAGTGTGCGAAtcaggaaacagaagcagagtCCCACGCTGTTAACTTTTAAACAGTTTGCCTTGATCTTGACTTTGAGCCCAAGCCACAGCCTAGTAGGATCAGTACAGCTGGATCCTGTCTGAACATCAGAGGGTTTTGCACTTGATCCATGTGTGTAGACATTTATACTTTGTTATTAGAACTGTAGTGATACCTTGTCATTTGTGGAGAAGAACATACACAAAAGTCCACATATACAGCTTTTCTCATTAGACCTAAAAAGAAAAGGTCCAGTTTTCTCAGGCAGATTGCAGATGCTCTTGTCAGATGACGTGGTCTTGTGCCTAGAGTGCTGATTGGCTATTAGAAGGACCTAGGTTCTTCCAGGGTTTACTCTGTGACTTCAGAAGAGTGACATTCTCTAAGCTCGAGTTTTACCCTCTTTAAATTGaacagaatattattcttttCTCACTTGCTTGTAGTAATAAATCCTAGTAGTGATAAGTAAGGCcttccttattcattttctttttttccatagtgTGTAAAAAGTCATTATCAGTTACCCTGTGTTGAGCACTTTCAGCTCCTGATCACTGATAGGAAATGGAAGGTGTTGAAACATGGTGGAGAAAAGGCACGGGATTCTCAAAAGATGGTGGAGCCAGTCACCTTCTGCCCAAATCCTCAGTGACTCCTACCACAGCCAGCAGCAGGCTGTGTCCCTGGGAAAAGGCCTTCTGAAGACCCAGAATGGGGAGGTTATTTGGACCACTCCCAATAGTCCACCTGCCTTTCTACACCCAGGCTCACATTTCCTTCTTCTGTTCCTGCTCAGTTTAGAGGCCAGAGTGTCCATGACTTGCTCATCCGCTCCTCTCCTAGTAGAAGAGactgtggggagggagaagcatgctgACACAGAGCCAGCTTTTCCTCTTGTCCTAAAAACAGCATGGAGATGAGTTTGATATTAGAAGGTTTGGGTTCTTGGAATCATGGGATAATTTAGTCTTCTCAACCCAAATTCAGCAATAGCCCATATTTTTCTAGAGATTTAAAAAGATggttatgaaaacaaaaatgggggcaaatCGGGTGACGTTTTTATTGGTAAGGAGTATAATTAGGTATAAAACCAACTGGGGATGATGACAGTAACAGGAACTAGAACTCCCAGCAGGGCCTGAGAACGGTGTGTACCACAGGGAATGGCCAAAGGAAAGAAAGGTGGGGTCATGAGAAGGGAGGGGTGTTGCTAACACTCCCCTCACAGGGCTCTCAGAAGGGACCAGTAGATGAAATGTGCAGCATAGCCAAACAGTCCTTAGCGGCCTGCCAGGGTTTCCCATTCGGTGTCTAAACCTGTATGGGTGCAGTGTGGCTTGGGATGGTCAGTCCAAGGGGGCTGTAGAGGGTGGGAGCCCCTGCTGAACCACAAAGGGCAGGAGAGCACAGAAGGGCTCTGCCAGCTGGACGGTGCAGAGCAGCGCCTCACAGAGTAACCGCCCCTccgcaccccctcctcccccgtcCACAGTGTGACACACTGCTGTCCAGACTGACAGAGTTGCAGGAAAAGTACAAGGCCAGCCAGAAGGAGATGGGGCAGCTGCAGATGGAGCAGTGCGAGCTCCTGGAGGATCAGAGGAGGATgcaggaggagcaggggcagCTGCAAGAAGAGCTGCACAGACTCACGTTCCCGCTACCCAAAGCTGGTCTCCTCCCTAAGGTAACCCCAGCCAGGGAACGGCTGCTAACTAGGGAGAAGCTGCTTTGAGAAGTTTCCGAGGTATGACTATACTTGGGAAAAAGAACAGGGGGGGGATCGAACCTTTTCTTTTCTGCATCAGCCCCTCCTTACTTTGTCACCGATCTCTTCAAACCAAAAAGTTCAATATAGCTGAttagggtttttaaattttaaaacacatagtATACTCTGGAATCTGTCCAGCATCTTCTCTAGATTTTTAGTCCCTCTGGAGAAAATATACTCTGAGAGAACTTTGTAAACTACAAAATACCTGCAAACTTATGAGATCATGGCTACTTACCTAGTGGGTCTCCATAGAAAGACCATTCCCCCGCCACACCGACCCTGTCCCAGATGGCTGTTCAGAGCCAACCCAGAGACTCCTAGGGGAAGGGTCCCCAGCAGGAAGGAGGCATGGGTCTTCCCACATAGCTACCACAGTTCCTGCCCGCTTCCTTCCCACTCCACCTCGCAGAGTCAGGAGCTACTTACAAAGTTACAAGACCTGTGTGAACTACAGCTGCTCTACCAAGGTATGCAGGATGAGCAGAAAAAACTGGTACAGAATCAAGAAAGTGTGCTCAAAGAACAGTCAGATCTGCATGAAGAGCTGCATCTTTTCAAAATGTCTCGTTTCCGGGACGTGTTGGAGAATCCCAGTGATTCCAAATCACCTAAGTCCTCCAAGTGTGGTCACAACAAGGTAACAGAACAAGAGGCAGGGAGACAGTTCTGGGGACAACAGCATGGTAGGGAAGAGGGCTCCATGGAAGGGTCAGAGTTAGGAAGGCCTGTCTGGCCAAGAGTAAGGATGAGACTAAGGCCCCCTTCTTCAGCCATGACCACCCACGGGCTCGTGAAAATGTGGCTTTAGCTATGGGCTGAGGATCTCAACCAGATACGTGCCCTGTTGAAGTGCTGTGAACACCGAGGACGGATCAGGGTGACCCCGGAATCTAATCACCTGATAATTTGATGCAGCCCCTTCAATATCATTTTTCCAGATTTGTAATAGCAACTTAGGGTTTGTCTGGATTCCTTGGGACTGACTCTGAGCATGTCATCCTTTTCTCATCAGCTGGTTGATAATTAAGCAGTACACTTTCAGTGATCAAAATCTATAACCTTTCGGTGTTCTACCTGAGACAAATCTGGGGCCATTCATTTCCAAGGGAAGAATTCCTAGCATGTGGCATTAATGGTACTGGCCACACTGTCTTCATTGGAACTTTGGTGGCAATAACAGCCAGGTCAAGAGGGTTAGACTAGAGAATCCATGCATCGCAAGCACCAGGAAGGGGTTATGCCTCTGAGGTCACACTGGTGGAGATTTCCTGATAAGTCTATTTGGGGTTGGGGAATGCATTTGGTCTGAGGTCTCAGGGTGGGCAAGGAAGAGCAGGTAGACAGTTTCAATTTAAGGCTAGCCCTATTCATTCAAATATTAGCCTGGATAGGGAGAACCAGGGAATTGCAGAAATCCAGACTGAGATTTGGTCAGATTCCAGAGGCATCAGATTTCAGCCTGGATTACACAGAGGCCAGGAACCAGGTAGAACTCTTTCCTTAACCGATCAGATCTCATCCTGGGCATTAGCAGCCAAGAAGCCAGGCCCAGAGGGCCTGGGAAACATGCCTAGAGGCCAGATTCAGAGTTGGGACAGGAGGTACAGGGACTTGTAGTGAGACCTTAATTCCAGGTCCACATCTTCTGAGGGAGGCATTCTTGTAGGCTCACATTAAGGGCCAGGGCTGATTTTagagttgggggcgggggaggggactgAGCGCCAAGGTCAGGGTAATGGGTATGTCCTGACCGAGAAGACGGTAGGGTAGGGAGCCAGAGTGTTCTCGATTATCACTCAGCTCTGCTGCAAGGAGAGAGGGATGTGCCAGAGTTTAGAAACCAGCCGAAATGGGAGCCTGGAAACCGCAGAATATCTGCCCTGGGTAGATTTTCCCCAACGAGCAAGTAACTGACATGCCAGTAGCTGCAGGCGGTTAAAGACCTAGGCTGTGGTGAGACTGGAGTGTAGGTGTGCAGGTCTCTGAAGTGTGCGCGCAGACATCTGCCCCGGGGGGTGCAGCGAGAAGGACGGCGGTGTCTAGAGTAATGGTAGTGTCTCCCCACCCACTCTCGGCAGTCCAAGTTGATCACCGCCCAGATGCAGGCTCTGCAGGTGCTCTACGAGGGCACGCAGACCGAGCAGGAGCTACTGCAGCAGGAGCAGGGCAGGCTCCTCGAGGAGCGGAAGAGGCTGCGGGCTGACCTGCAGCTCTGCCTGGAAGAAATGCAGCTGCTCCAGGTCCGGTCCCCTTCCAGCAGAATGAGCTTGGAGAAGAACTATGGCAGCATGGCCACTGGCAGCGAGAACTACCGCCGGAGTTACAGGAGCAGCCTCGATGACGGCGAGAGCTATCACAAGAGTTATGGTAGCACCCAGGCCAGCACCGAGAGCTTTCTCAAGAGCTATGACAGCAGCAGCAGTGCCCAGGAGAGAAGCGAGAGGAGCTACTGTGCcggcagcagcggcagcagcatcTATAAGAAGAGCTACGGCAGCAGCTCCAGCTCTGACACCTGTTACAAGAGTTACGGCAGCAGCACTAACGACGGACCTGCCGAGCCTGAAGACCTAGAGGTACAAGAGCCAGAGGAGAGGTCGGACAGGGAGGAAAGCCTCTTGTCTTACTAAGAGATAAGTCAGGGAAGGGTGCAAGAAGTGAGGTGGGCGGCAGAGTCAGAGCTGAGCTGGGTCACTGGAAATGAATGAGGCGCTCCGCCTGTCTAGTATGGAGATGCTCCCATCACAGTGATGGTGCTTTATGAGAAGAAACACAGAATTAGCCCCAGCGCAGCTCCAGAACCTTGCCGCCGTTGTTCTATACCCAGGATGGGGCCTAGCAAAGagagtggggtggagggcaggtcCTTCTCCGGGTGCGGTCATTACTCCTCCGCCCTCCGCAGCACTGTGAGGACGTGGTCGCCAAGGTGGTGATCAAGCTGCAGGGGGTGCAGGCTATGTACCAGCTCAGCCAGGAGGAACATGACTGGCTGCAAGACCGAATGAAAAAGCTGTTGGACAGGCAGAAAGAGCTGAAGGAAGAGCTGGTCGCCTGTGAAAAGGAATTCAAGGAGTGCATGGAAAGCCTTGAGAAGCCTGCTGCCTCCCCAAACGACAAGGACAAGAACGAGGTAACTGCTCTCTGGGCGGCAAGGTTTCTTCTAGGAGTCCCTAGAGCCAGAACAGGTCATAGGTCCCAGCCATTTCGgagaggctgaggaaggaggTCCGGGAGCTCACTGCTTGCTCTGCATAGTTGCCCCCTTCCTGGTCAGAGGAACAGAGCAGGGGCTGAACCCCAGGAAGCTGGGCACTCGGCCACAGCACTAGTGGACGGTCCTCAGGTGCTCACTGTGCTGAGATGTACTCATCATCAAGActctgaataatttttctttttttccttttaccacttccctcttttgctgtgtcccagagCACTTCTATAGAGTTGTATTTTTTCACCTTTCGTTATTTTTGGTGTACTTGTCTCTTCAACTAGATTGTAAGTACCTCGAGGGCAGAGCCTTGCGTCCTTTCGGATCCCTTATAATGCCAAGAAGGGTGCTCTGCATCCATGAGGGATGGGACAGAAGGCATTCTTCCTGCCCAAGAGTAGTCCACAGTCCAGCGGGACTCACTGTGAATGCGTGGGAGAGTTCAGACAACAGTCAGCCCGGGGACCTTGATTGCTTAGTATTGTTACCTACCAGGGAGACTGTGATGCCAGAAGTCAGGGAAGACAAAACCAGAAATTAGGGAGCAGGGTTGGAATTTGCCTCTGTTTCCAGGGTGAGGTTTGCAGGAGCCCAGGCACACTTTCAGGAGTGGACCACATGGTTCCTTAGGTAGTTGTGCCTCTTAGAGAAATAGCTTGGGCGAAGTAGGAGTTTCCATCAAAAAGACGTCCATAATAAAGCCCTGAGCTTCAGAAGGGGCAGCTCTATAGTTATTCCCCAGACGGGTCCCagtaaaaacataatttaaatcaTCCTTTTTTGATCCCATTAGGTGTAAATCATCAGGTACCTCATTTAGAAGCTATTTCTGAAACTGCTTTAGAGGCTCGTATCCTGCAGTTTAACGTTTCCTCTCTTGTCTACTCCCCCATGGGCCTTAGCAGGGCAAACTCTGAGGCAGTGACCCCTAGGCCGGGCTGTGGGTGACTGGCCGTTCaaaccccctgcccccccctGCAGATCAAAGAGCTGCAGGCCAAGCTGCGGGAGCTGCAGCTGCAGTACCAGGCGAGCATGGATGAGCAGGGGCGGCTTCTGGCCGTGCAGGAGCAGCTGGAGGGCCAGCTGCAGTGCTGCCAGGAAGAGCTCCGCCAGCTCAAGGAGAAGAAGTCCTCTGTTCCCAGAGAGACCAAAGGGAAAAGTGACAATGAGAATAGGAACAAAAATGCCAACggggttaaaaacaaaaaggtgacCAAACCAAGCCTGGACGGTTCTGAGGGCTGCTATGAGAACGAAAAGGTGAGTAATAACCTTAGTAGCCTGATAAGCAGAAAGGCAGAGGAGATCTTGGGAAgaaaaatcaccaccaccaccattccgGCCAGGTGAGGTATTTGTAGAGAAGCTTCTGGTCTCTCTGGTGTATTAGTTCCCTCTTGGTAGCAATTCCGTACTCCCTTTTCCTCTGGAGGTAAGGGGAGTGGAACACAGACCACTTATACCTGGGGACACAGCCCCAAAGGACCATAGCCCCTAGGATGGACGAGGGCTCCAATTAGCTCAGCCCAATCTCCTAGGGCCCCTTTTCTTCCTGGCTTATGTGCCCAAGAGAGGGACCAAATggatgaaaagaaagaatttattcGAAGCGGTGGCGGACTCCTAcgtgagaaggaggaggggaaaataGGAGTCGTAGCCGCCCTGCAGGGGTCGGAGGTGGCAGCTGAGGGGCAGAGCCCAAGATTCTAGCTCTGGTAGCTGTCCGAGATGGCCAACGGCCGGATGGCCGTGTGGGTCCAGAGAGGCTGCGTGTGACTGCCCTCCACACGACGCTCAGGGAGAGCCTCGGTGCCCAAGCGTGGTGCTGCCTGCGCACCGTGCCAGGCTGGGAAGCAGAGTGCGCTTGAGGGAGTCCGGCTTCATTGTGAAGGTAGGCCTCTTTGCGGTAACCGGAGCCCCCGTCCTGCCCTGCCTCCGCCCACAGAGTCTGGAGGTGGTGCTGTACTACAAGGCCAGCCACACGGATTTAGGTGGTCTAATAcaagaggaagtggaggaggaagaggaggaaatcaaAAAGGACTGGAAGCAGGACTCCTGCAATGAACTGGTTTCTGTGCCATCAGAGCCTGCAGAGATTAAGTCTGCAGAAGCTGAGCAGGGGTGTTACGAAGAGTCCCAAGAGCAGGAGGGCAAGGAAGACGACGACAAAGATGAGAGCGCCAAGGACACTTGCCCTGAAGCTTCAGAGGGAAGCAACCCCCTCAAGCTTTCTGAGAGCAAAAAGGTAACCGCAGTCGAAGGCTGGACCGAGTGGGAAGTGGGCTCTGGGGCTCAGGTGCCCTGGTGTGGCGGGGTGACCCAGCCTGAGGATGGACTTCTGCAGGAGTGTATAGGCCAGCCAGCCCTGAGGCCTAGCGTTCGGGGAGAGTGGAGATGGAGCCGGTAGTGGTGGAAGTGGGCTCTCCGCGGGAAATGGCGGGCTGGAACCACTTTGCTGTGGACCTACCTGTGTCTCAAAGATCACCTTTTCTGGGAACCAGGGTGGGGCCGTTGCAGTCCTGCCTGTTTCACCTCTGTGGCAGCCCTTGCTCCTTACATCAGGAGGTCTTCCCCCTTCACCTAGCACTGCACTGAGGACGTGGATGGTGTGAGGCCTGCTTCAGGCTATTTGCCAGCCTGTGTTAGTCTCTCAGTCCTGCCTCCTCGAGGTGCCCTGTTAGGTTGacctttgttgttgctgttaggGGTGTTCGGGGGGCAGGTGTGGCTTTCGGGTTCTGCGTGTTACAGGGcatgaggggaggggctgggggtggtcaGAAGTAATAGAATATTTTAGTCCGCACACAGCAGGGGCGTGGGCCAGTCTGGGGAGAGCAACCAGAGTCCTAACCCTTTAGTTGCTAGATCTTGAGAGGTTGGGATGGGAGTATCCTGGGTAACGTACCAACCATACAaaagtatttctgtattttaactaactggTACATCTGCACAGGTATGTACCAGCTGAATTCCTGCGCTAGTTGAGGTTAACTGGGGGCTCTGATTTCCTGAAGAGTGAGTACTTCCTGAATAAGTCCTCGGTTTATGGTACaggctctttctgtctttctaaaCACCAGGGAAGAAAATAAGTCTCTTGTGGTGGGATGTCCCAGTCAGCTCTAAGGCTCTCTGGACTTTTCCGGCAGCTCGGTCTGCAGCAGTGGCTAGGGATCTAGCATGCAGTTCTCTGTTAACCTTGTGGCAGAGGACCGTTACTTAGGATGTAAAAAAGTAGGAGCCACCGCAGCCTTTTCCCCAGTGCTCTGTTTCTTCGAATTCATCATACTCCACCGCATGCTCGTTCAGAGCCTCCTCGATTTCCTTGCCTTGGGTGCCAACATCTCTAAACGCCAGACCGGATCCTTGTACTTCGAAGTTGAGCGCGTTCCTTGTG
This region includes:
- the CCDC136 gene encoding coiled-coil domain-containing protein 136 isoform X5; protein product: MEAGAGAGAGAAGWSCPGPGPTVTTLGSYEASEGCERKKGQRWGSLERRGMQAMEGEVLLPALYEEEEEEEEEEVEEEEEQVQKGGSVSSLSVSKHRGLSLTETELEELRAQVLQLVAELEETRELAGQHEDDSLELQGLLEDERLASAQQAEVFTKQIQQLQGELRSLREEMSLLEREKESELKEIEQELHLAQTEIQNLRQAAEDSATEHESDIASLQEDLCRMQNELDDMERIRGEYEMEITSLRAEMEMKSSDPSNSLNPSDYSEMQEELQQLRERCRFLNEEYQALRESNSSLTGQLADLESERTRRATEKWLESQMLKDMMSSESQTSEMDFLEPDPETQLLRQQLLGAEEQMHDMQNKCKELCCELQELQHHRQTSEEEQRRLQRELKCAQNEVLRFQTSHNVTQNEELKTRLCALQQKYDASQDEQNELLKVQLQLQSELRQLKVLKSTVVESPNEKELLCRLQKLQLQYQHITCEKDKLLEVQQQLCGDLRYHEAEVQRLKDIVASFQESSEKNAEMHAQLQEMKRLYQTSKEELERRKYMYDQLEQDLLLCQQELKELKTTKPIPEEKGKCANKPSPAPEPPIFSLPLVALVVISALLWCWWAETSS